A portion of the Perognathus longimembris pacificus isolate PPM17 chromosome 20, ASM2315922v1, whole genome shotgun sequence genome contains these proteins:
- the Arpin gene encoding arpin: MSRIYDDSALRNRAVRGARLPGAWDPAAHQGGPGVLLEGHLAEVSRHSISDAQGRKERYYVLYIRPSRIHRRKFDAKGNEIEPNFSDTRKVNTGFLPSSYKVEAKGDTDRLTPEALQELVNKPELLALTASLTPEHTVAFWMPESEMEAMELELGTGVRLKTRGNGPFLESIAKLEAGTVTKCNFAGDAKTGASWTDNIMAQKSSEGTPEIREQGDGAEDEEWDD; the protein is encoded by the exons ATGAGCCGCATCTACGACGACAGCGCGCTCCGGAACCGGGCGGTGCGGGGCGCGCGGCTGCCGGGCGCCTGGGACCCCGCCGCCCACCAGGG TGGCCCCGGCGTCCTGCTGGAGGGACACCTGGCCGAAGTTTCCCGGCACAGCATCTCTGATGCccagggcaggaag GAACGCTACTATGTACTATACATCAGGCCCAGTCGCATCCACCGCCGGAAATTTGATGCCAAGGGAAATGAAATCGAGCCCAACTTCAGTGACACCAGGAAGGTGAACACTGGCTTCCTCCCATCCTCCTACA AGGTGGAGGCCAAGGGGGACACAGACAGGCTCACGCCGGAGGCCCTGCAGGAGCTGGTGAACAAGCCAGAGCTGCTGGCCCTGACAGCCAGCCTCACCCCCGAGCACACGGTGGCCTTCTGGATGCCTGAGTCAGAGATGGAGGCcatggagctggagctggggacCGGGGTACGGCTGAAAACTCGGGGCAATGGCCCCTTCCTAG aGTCGATAGCCAAGCTGGAGGCTGGAACAGTGACCAAGTGTAATTTTGCTGGTGATGCAAAGACAGGGGCGTCCTGGACAGACAACATCATGGCTCAGAAATCTTCTGAGGGGACCCCTGAGATCCGCGAGCAGGGAGACGGGGCAGAGGATGAGGAGTGG GACGACTGA
- the Ap3s2 gene encoding AP-3 complex subunit sigma-2 has protein sequence MIQAILVFNNHGKPRLVRFYQRFPEEIQQQIVRETFHLVLKRDDNICNFLEGGSLIGGSDYKLIYRHYATLYFVFCVDSSESELGILDLIQVFVETLDKCFENVCELDLIFHMDKVHYILQEVVMGGMVLETNMNEIVAQIEAQNRLEKSEGGLSAAPARAVSAVKNINLPEIPRNINIGDLNIKVPNLSQFV, from the exons ATGATCCAGGCGATTCTGGTTTTCAACAACCACGGGAAGCCGCGGCTGGTCCGCTTCTACCAGCGTTTC CCAGAAGAAATTCAGCAGCAGATTGTGCGGGAGACTTTCCATCTCGTCCTCAAGCGGGACGACAACATCTGTAACTTCTTGGAAGGCGGAAG CTTGATTGGCGGTTCTGACTATAAGCTGATTTACCGGCACTACGCCACCCTCTACTTCGTGTTCTGTGTGGACTCATCAGAGAGCGAACTTGGGATCTTGGACCTCATCCAG GTTTTTGTGGAGACTCTGGATAAgtgttttgaaaatgtgtgtgaatTGGACTTGATCTTCCATATGGACAAG GTGCACTATATCCTCCAGGAGGTGGTGATGGGTGGGATGGTGCTGGAGACAAACATGAATGAAATCGTGGCTCAGATCGAAGCTCAGAACAGGCTGGAGAAATCGGAG GGTGGCCTGTCCGCAGCCCCTGCCCGGGCTGTGTCTGCCGTGAAGAACATCAACCTGCCTGAGATTCCCCGGAACATCAACATCGGCGACCTCAACATCAAAGTCCCCAACCTGTCTCAGTTCGTGTGA